One window of the Gemmatimonadaceae bacterium genome contains the following:
- a CDS encoding DUF190 domain-containing protein: MHGFKGERVLMRIHIGERDRHDGNPLHQEIVGLLRKRGYAGATVFRGIMGFGASSRIHRANVFRLSQDLPMVIECVETEDRIRAILPELDGMITGGMITLERAKVIMYRPHRSEEETPDDWSIDLTGSWQVPGPPGGA, encoded by the coding sequence ATGCACGGCTTCAAAGGCGAGCGGGTGCTCATGCGGATTCACATCGGTGAACGCGACCGGCATGATGGGAACCCGCTGCACCAGGAAATCGTGGGGCTGCTGCGAAAACGCGGATACGCGGGGGCCACGGTATTCCGCGGCATAATGGGCTTCGGTGCGAGCTCGCGGATTCATCGCGCCAATGTCTTTCGCCTGTCTCAGGATCTTCCCATGGTCATCGAGTGCGTCGAGACCGAGGACAGAATAAGAGCGATTCTGCCGGAGCTCGACGGCATGATCACGGGAGGGATGATCACCCTCGAGCGCGCCAAGGTGATCATGTATCGTCCCCATCGGTCGGAGGAAGAGACTCCCGACGACTGGTCCATTGACCTGACCGGCTCATGGCAGGTACCGGGCCCGCCGGGCGGCGCCTGA
- a CDS encoding DUF4382 domain-containing protein has protein sequence MHTRLGLLTATALAAGAVLACSDSGTASDSGQLNIMLTDAPFPFSEVKSVDVFILRIDGKIADVDSAEAASSDSAGWKTLVSPNSAINLLSLTKGQTANLGSATLPNGNYRGFRLILDTDKSSVTLNDGTKPDVKWPSAGKNGIKIILDNPVVVGPGSTNMLIDFDVGRSFVMRGNSISQNGLLFKPVIHAVSQQSTGSVAGTVRGDNTTGTVIAGATVEVLKNGTTLTDTNSNNIVSTGVTDASGNFTLAFLPPGTYVVRATPPAASVYKPALLAGGVTITAGSAVTGKIIVLPK, from the coding sequence ATGCACACACGACTTGGACTACTTACCGCCACGGCGCTCGCCGCCGGGGCTGTGCTGGCCTGCTCTGATTCAGGGACCGCCAGCGATTCCGGACAGCTCAATATCATGCTGACCGACGCGCCTTTTCCGTTCAGCGAGGTCAAGAGCGTCGACGTTTTCATCTTGAGAATCGACGGCAAGATCGCCGACGTGGATTCTGCCGAAGCGGCAAGTAGCGATTCCGCTGGCTGGAAGACCCTGGTGTCGCCGAACTCGGCGATCAACCTGCTCAGTCTCACAAAGGGGCAGACCGCCAACCTCGGCTCGGCTACGCTGCCGAATGGAAACTATCGCGGCTTCAGGCTGATCCTCGACACTGACAAGTCGAGCGTGACGCTGAACGATGGGACGAAGCCTGATGTGAAGTGGCCGTCGGCGGGAAAGAACGGAATCAAGATCATCCTCGACAATCCGGTCGTCGTCGGGCCCGGCAGCACGAACATGCTGATTGACTTCGACGTTGGCCGCAGCTTCGTCATGCGGGGGAATTCCATCTCGCAGAACGGACTTCTCTTCAAGCCGGTGATTCACGCGGTCTCGCAGCAGAGCACGGGGAGCGTCGCCGGAACCGTACGCGGTGACAACACCACCGGCACCGTGATCGCGGGTGCGACGGTCGAGGTTCTGAAGAATGGGACCACGCTGACCGACACGAACAGCAACAACATCGTGAGCACCGGTGTCACCGATGCGAGCGGCAACTTCACGCTGGCTTTCCTGCCTCCGGGGACGTACGTCGTCCGCGCGACGCCTCCCGCTGCGTCGGTTTACAAGCCGGCTCTTCTCGCGGGTGGCGTGACCATCACGGCGGGGAGCGCAGTAACCGGGAAGATCATAGTGCTCCCGAAGTAG
- a CDS encoding SDR family oxidoreductase, which translates to MDLGLRGKIALVAAASKGLGRAIAEELAAEGAAVVICARGQQSLDATASSIREATGADVLAVAGDISKPGDVERITEAALDRFGRVDVLVTNAGGPPSGKFESLTPGMWQQAVDLTLMSVINLTTAVLPGMKERRWGRVINVTSITVKQPVDGLMLSNSLRAAVTGFAKTLSNEVAPFGITVNNILPGYTRTERVEQLSDATAQREGISRDAAIARWEAEIPMGRLGEPREFAALAAFLASERASYITGTSIAVDGGWIKGLL; encoded by the coding sequence GTGGATCTTGGTCTTCGCGGGAAAATCGCCCTCGTCGCCGCGGCGAGCAAAGGGCTCGGGCGCGCGATCGCCGAAGAGCTCGCCGCCGAGGGCGCAGCGGTCGTGATCTGCGCGCGGGGACAACAATCTCTCGATGCGACGGCGTCATCCATTCGCGAAGCGACTGGCGCAGACGTTCTCGCCGTCGCGGGTGACATCTCTAAGCCCGGCGACGTCGAGCGCATCACTGAAGCAGCACTGGATCGCTTTGGCAGGGTCGATGTCCTCGTCACCAACGCGGGCGGGCCGCCAAGCGGAAAGTTCGAGTCGCTTACACCCGGCATGTGGCAGCAGGCGGTCGATCTCACCCTGATGAGCGTGATCAATCTCACCACCGCGGTTCTTCCGGGAATGAAAGAGCGCCGCTGGGGACGCGTGATCAACGTCACGTCAATTACCGTGAAGCAGCCGGTGGATGGGCTGATGCTGTCCAACAGCCTCAGGGCGGCTGTAACGGGATTCGCAAAAACTCTTTCTAATGAAGTCGCGCCTTTCGGGATAACAGTCAATAACATCCTGCCGGGCTACACTCGAACCGAACGAGTCGAGCAGCTTTCCGATGCGACGGCACAACGCGAAGGGATCTCCCGCGATGCCGCGATTGCGAGGTGGGAAGCGGAGATCCCGATGGGCAGGCTTGGCGAGCCTCGCGAGTTTGCCGCTCTTGCCGCATTTCTGGCCTCGGAGCGCGCCAGCTACATAACGGGCACGTCCATCGCGGTGGACGGAGGCTGGATCAAAGGGCTGCTCTGA
- a CDS encoding serine hydrolase domain-containing protein has protein sequence MKRFRWAIPLALLLLPAGRAATQESFAPDSAVRSILAERLASRRGMGFVVAVLERGKAPRINTAGVSGVAGLPLDGNIVFEIGSITKVFTGTLLAEMVARGEVRLDDPISRYLPGSVRTPSRNGRQITLLDLATQTSGLPRLPDNFKPADLANPYADYSVSQLYQFLSNYTLQRDIGSRYEYSNLGVGLLGHILALRAGESYETLLRERILDPLGMHDTRIELTPPMKSRMAQGFDAEGTPRHLWDLPTLAGAGALRSTANDMLKFLAANLDSAQSPLGDVLAQARARSRDADRPGNSIGLGWHILNLFGSPITWHNGGTGGFRAFIGMDELRHRGVIVLSNSTRNPDDIGFHLLEPKIPLETSQRR, from the coding sequence ATGAAAAGATTTCGCTGGGCAATTCCACTCGCGCTCTTACTCCTCCCGGCCGGGCGCGCGGCCACGCAGGAGAGCTTCGCGCCTGACTCTGCCGTGCGCTCCATTCTCGCCGAACGCCTTGCCTCCAGGCGCGGAATGGGATTCGTCGTCGCGGTACTGGAGCGCGGAAAGGCCCCGAGAATCAACACCGCCGGCGTGTCGGGAGTGGCGGGACTTCCACTCGACGGAAACATTGTATTCGAGATTGGTTCCATCACCAAAGTCTTCACAGGTACGCTGCTCGCTGAAATGGTCGCGCGCGGCGAAGTGCGTCTGGACGACCCGATCTCCAGATATCTGCCCGGATCGGTACGGACTCCCTCGCGCAACGGGCGGCAGATAACGCTTCTCGATCTCGCGACCCAGACGTCCGGCCTGCCCAGACTGCCCGACAACTTCAAGCCCGCTGATCTGGCAAACCCGTACGCCGACTACTCGGTCAGCCAGCTGTATCAGTTCCTGTCCAACTACACGCTCCAACGCGACATCGGATCACGCTACGAATACTCCAACCTCGGCGTCGGACTACTCGGACACATTTTGGCGCTGCGCGCGGGGGAAAGCTACGAAACACTGCTCAGGGAGCGCATACTTGATCCGCTGGGGATGCACGACACGAGGATAGAGTTGACACCGCCAATGAAGTCGAGAATGGCCCAGGGTTTCGACGCCGAGGGCACGCCCAGACACCTCTGGGATCTGCCGACGCTCGCGGGCGCGGGCGCACTTCGCTCCACCGCCAACGACATGCTCAAGTTCCTCGCGGCAAACCTCGATTCGGCGCAATCCCCGCTCGGCGACGTGCTCGCTCAGGCGCGCGCGCGCAGCCGCGATGCGGACCGGCCGGGCAATTCGATCGGCCTCGGGTGGCACATCCTGAATCTCTTCGGAAGCCCCATCACATGGCATAATGGTGGCACGGGCGGCTTCAGAGCGTTCATCGGGATGGACGAGCTGCGACACCGCGGCGTGATCGTCCTGTCGAACTCGACCCGCAATCCCGATGACATCGGTTTTCATCTGCTCGAGCCGAAGATTCCGCTCGAAACGTCCCAAAGGCGGTAG
- a CDS encoding cupin domain-containing protein translates to MIPQTSGAGATHYRWDDIPKEKVSDMLDRRLITGDRMMLAHVYLKKGCIVPKHSHENEQLTYILEGALLFTLGEEQNVEVTVSAGEVLHLPSNLPHRAEALEDTLDVDVFSPPRQDWLDKSDDYLRR, encoded by the coding sequence ATGATCCCACAAACCTCAGGCGCTGGCGCCACCCACTACCGCTGGGACGACATCCCGAAAGAGAAAGTGAGCGACATGCTCGATCGCCGCCTCATCACCGGCGACCGCATGATGCTTGCGCACGTCTATCTCAAGAAAGGATGCATCGTGCCGAAGCACTCGCACGAGAACGAGCAGCTCACCTACATCCTCGAGGGCGCTCTCCTCTTCACCCTCGGCGAAGAGCAGAACGTCGAGGTAACGGTCAGTGCGGGCGAGGTCCTCCACCTCCCGTCCAATCTTCCGCATCGCGCCGAGGCCCTCGAGGACACACTCGACGTTGACGTATTCAGCCCGCCTCGCCAGGACTGGCTCGACAAGTCCGATGATTACCTGAGGCGTTAG
- a CDS encoding diguanylate cyclase, with protein sequence MAYAVAPVITTDGQVIGTVCVMDTAPHAWLLTEINCLMDVASILITELELRSDLSLKRQTQEHLLYSTLHDALTGLPNRSLFTERLRHAMRRSARHPDDLFAVLFLDLDRFKDVNDNLGHFAGDELRSLNCEQGQGYLFSAPITRDAVDEVLAADPIW encoded by the coding sequence GTGGCTTACGCCGTCGCGCCCGTCATCACGACCGACGGACAGGTGATCGGCACGGTTTGCGTCATGGACACCGCGCCGCACGCGTGGTTGCTTACCGAGATCAATTGCCTGATGGACGTCGCTTCCATCCTGATCACCGAGCTCGAGTTGCGAAGCGATCTGTCGCTCAAGAGGCAGACGCAGGAGCACCTGCTCTACAGCACGCTGCACGACGCGCTCACGGGCCTCCCGAACAGGTCGCTCTTCACCGAGCGGTTGCGCCACGCGATGCGCCGCTCCGCGCGACACCCGGATGACCTGTTCGCCGTCCTCTTTCTCGATCTCGATCGGTTCAAGGACGTCAACGACAACCTCGGCCACTTCGCCGGCGACGAGTTGCGCTCGCTGAACTGCGAGCAGGGGCAGGGGTATCTCTTTTCCGCCCCGATCACCAGGGACGCGGTGGATGAGGTGCTCGCCGCAGATCCCATCTGGTGA
- a CDS encoding amidase, whose protein sequence is MNDFSSHDAVSLAELVRTRQVSPRELVAATIERIEALNPKLNAVVHKMYDAALEQADGPLPDGPFKGVPFLLKDLLSWYAGEPVTSGSRLYKGWIPPHDTEIVTRYRAAGVIVVGKTNTPEFGLTPFTESELLGPAHNPWDLTRTTGGSSGGSAAAVASGMVPWASGGDGGGSIRMPASCCGIFGMKPTRGRTPAGPVNGEVWQGAAVEHCLTRSVRDSAAMLDAISGPDAGAPYWPVPPARPYLDEVHTAPRRLRVAFTSKPLLGHSVHPDCIAALDDAVRLMESLGHEVVEACPVLDRDAFNRAFLTIVCGEVHADLIEAKRLVGHAATPADVEFTTWGLHLIGGKLSAGEFVLAEHYLRTAGRGVGRFFETVDVLLTPTMAEPPFKIGARQPPASERTLLRVLGRLRAGTALRLLGALDKAAGKIFDVIPYTPLFNVTGQPAMSVPLYWNSSNLPIGVQVAGRYGDEATLFQLAGQLEAARPWSGRRPPVSA, encoded by the coding sequence ATGAACGACTTCTCGTCGCACGATGCGGTCTCGCTCGCCGAGCTGGTGCGCACCCGTCAGGTTTCACCGCGGGAGCTCGTAGCGGCGACCATCGAGCGCATCGAGGCGCTCAATCCGAAGCTCAATGCGGTCGTGCACAAGATGTACGATGCCGCTCTCGAGCAGGCCGACGGCCCGCTGCCGGACGGCCCGTTCAAGGGCGTGCCGTTTCTGCTGAAGGATCTTCTCTCGTGGTACGCGGGCGAGCCGGTGACCAGCGGAAGCCGGCTCTACAAGGGGTGGATTCCACCGCACGACACCGAGATCGTTACCCGCTACCGCGCGGCCGGCGTCATCGTCGTCGGAAAAACCAACACGCCGGAATTCGGGCTCACCCCGTTCACCGAGTCGGAGCTGCTCGGCCCCGCGCACAATCCGTGGGACCTGACGCGCACCACCGGTGGATCGTCGGGCGGATCGGCTGCGGCGGTAGCGAGCGGAATGGTGCCATGGGCCAGCGGCGGAGACGGCGGAGGATCCATTCGCATGCCGGCGTCATGCTGCGGCATCTTCGGAATGAAACCGACGCGGGGACGCACGCCGGCGGGTCCGGTGAACGGAGAAGTGTGGCAGGGCGCGGCTGTGGAGCATTGCCTCACCCGCTCGGTGCGCGACAGCGCGGCGATGCTCGACGCAATCTCGGGCCCCGATGCCGGCGCTCCATACTGGCCGGTTCCCCCAGCGCGCCCATACCTCGACGAGGTGCACACGGCTCCCCGCCGGCTTCGCGTTGCCTTCACGAGCAAGCCGCTGCTCGGACACAGCGTCCATCCCGACTGCATCGCCGCGCTCGACGATGCAGTGCGTCTCATGGAGTCACTCGGCCATGAAGTCGTCGAAGCTTGTCCAGTTCTCGATCGCGACGCATTCAATCGCGCGTTCCTCACGATAGTCTGCGGCGAGGTGCACGCAGATCTCATTGAAGCGAAGCGACTCGTGGGACACGCTGCCACTCCAGCCGACGTCGAGTTCACGACATGGGGCTTGCACCTCATCGGCGGCAAGCTGTCGGCCGGCGAGTTCGTGCTGGCCGAGCATTACCTGCGCACGGCCGGGCGTGGAGTGGGGCGGTTCTTCGAGACAGTGGACGTGTTGCTGACTCCGACCATGGCGGAGCCGCCGTTCAAGATTGGCGCGCGGCAGCCGCCCGCGAGCGAGCGGACCTTGCTGCGAGTGCTGGGCCGGCTGCGCGCGGGTACGGCGCTTCGGCTGCTCGGTGCGCTCGATAAGGCGGCGGGCAAGATCTTCGATGTCATCCCTTACACGCCGTTGTTCAACGTCACGGGCCAGCCGGCGATGTCTGTGCCGCTTTACTGGAACTCGAGCAACCTCCCGATCGGAGTGCAGGTGGCTGGTCGCTACGGCGACGAGGCGACGCTCTTCCAACTTGCCGGGCAGCTGGAAGCGGCGCGCCCGTGGAGTGGACGCCGTCCGCCGGTCAGTGCGTGA
- a CDS encoding O-antigen ligase family protein, whose protein sequence is MAERLERLVLQAGVMAVMLAVLSFKVFELDRYFVPKELVLHAAAFLVAASLVIRRRALTVDITDALLALFVIWTAASALFATNHWLAQRALALSVSSAVIFWGARRAGAAGAAGAAGSQRALLVAASLATVVVAITSLAQAYGFETEYFTLARAPGGTLGNRNFIAHIVAIGLPVTVWCAVTAKRALEALVWSLAGAVLSATLVLSRSRAAWLAVAACIAVLVIPLVVSRKYWEKQRVGGRLARFLLTAVIGGALAVVLPNDLNWTSDSPYLDSARKVVDYGSGSGRGRVAQYRNSLRMAADNPVFGVGPGNWPVRYVRFAPGGDRSLADNGMTANPWPSSDWVAFISERGIVAVLALGGVFATLFVGALRRWRDLPDANAVLMKLALAGTIVTTVVVSAFDAVLLLAAPAFLAWLILGAAAAAGARARAGARARGRTLEASRSVWLLVAAGAILVTVGSVARSTTQAIAMSTVGTGGRTARWVAGAMWDPGSYRINQRVADIYANRGQCGRARPFARRAAALFPSSSAARRVMRRCGIKS, encoded by the coding sequence ATGGCAGAGCGGCTCGAGAGGTTGGTTCTTCAGGCAGGAGTGATGGCGGTGATGCTCGCCGTGCTCTCCTTCAAGGTCTTCGAGCTCGACCGGTACTTCGTGCCGAAGGAGCTCGTGCTGCACGCCGCGGCGTTCCTGGTCGCGGCGTCGCTCGTCATCCGGCGGCGCGCACTGACCGTGGACATTACGGATGCGCTGCTCGCGCTGTTCGTCATCTGGACCGCGGCTTCGGCCCTGTTCGCCACCAATCACTGGCTGGCCCAGCGCGCGCTCGCCCTCAGTGTCTCGAGCGCCGTCATCTTCTGGGGCGCGCGGAGAGCGGGAGCGGCGGGAGCGGCGGGAGCGGCGGGATCGCAGCGCGCGCTCCTCGTCGCCGCGTCGCTCGCCACAGTCGTCGTCGCCATCACGTCTCTCGCGCAGGCGTACGGCTTCGAGACGGAGTACTTCACGCTCGCTCGCGCTCCCGGCGGCACGCTCGGCAACCGCAACTTCATCGCCCACATCGTCGCGATCGGATTGCCGGTGACGGTGTGGTGTGCGGTCACCGCGAAGCGCGCGCTCGAAGCGCTCGTATGGTCGCTCGCGGGCGCTGTGCTCTCGGCCACGCTGGTGCTGTCGCGCTCGAGGGCGGCGTGGCTCGCGGTCGCCGCATGCATCGCGGTTCTCGTGATACCGCTTGTCGTGTCGCGCAAATACTGGGAGAAGCAGCGCGTCGGCGGGCGCCTGGCGCGGTTTCTTCTCACCGCCGTCATTGGCGGAGCGCTCGCGGTAGTCTTGCCGAACGATCTCAACTGGACCAGCGACTCGCCGTACCTCGATTCAGCGCGGAAGGTGGTGGACTACGGCAGCGGCAGCGGGCGGGGCAGGGTGGCGCAATACCGCAACTCGCTCCGCATGGCCGCCGACAATCCGGTGTTCGGGGTCGGGCCGGGCAACTGGCCGGTGAGATACGTGCGCTTCGCACCCGGCGGCGATCGCTCTCTGGCCGACAATGGAATGACCGCGAATCCGTGGCCCAGCAGCGACTGGGTGGCATTCATATCAGAGCGCGGCATCGTCGCGGTTCTCGCGCTCGGCGGCGTCTTCGCGACTCTATTTGTTGGAGCGCTCCGACGATGGCGCGACCTTCCGGACGCCAACGCGGTATTGATGAAGCTCGCGCTGGCGGGGACGATCGTCACCACGGTGGTCGTAAGCGCGTTCGATGCGGTGCTTCTGCTCGCCGCTCCGGCGTTCCTCGCGTGGCTGATACTTGGCGCGGCAGCGGCAGCGGGAGCGCGAGCGCGAGCGGGAGCGCGAGCAAGGGGCCGTACGCTGGAAGCCTCACGTTCTGTATGGCTTCTCGTCGCGGCCGGAGCAATTCTCGTGACTGTGGGCTCGGTGGCCCGGAGCACTACTCAGGCTATCGCAATGTCCACTGTCGGCACCGGCGGGCGTACCGCGCGTTGGGTCGCCGGCGCGATGTGGGATCCCGGCAGCTATCGCATCAACCAGCGCGTCGCCGACATTTATGCGAACCGCGGTCAGTGCGGAAGGGCGCGTCCGTTCGCGCGGCGCGCGGCTGCATTGTTTCCGTCTTCGTCGGCCGCGAGGAGGGTGATGAGGCGCTGCGGCATCAAGAGCTGA
- a CDS encoding serine/threonine-protein kinase, with protein sequence MLSDIDQDMPGHSSEHPQQIGPYRIIRLLGEGGMGVVYEAADTGPVRRHVALKIVRAELSSREVKVRFEAERQALALMDHAGIAKVLQAGETPAGEPFFAMELVKGLALTDYCDSRRLSTIERLELFISVCEAVQHAHQKGVIHRDIKPSNILVTEQDGKPLPKIIDFGIAKALGLRLTDKTLVTNVGHPLGTAAYMSPEQAESSGIDVDTRTDIYSLGVILYVLLVGSLPVDPSGLAMHAFIYRLALGNTHAPLPSVRFTALGDNKVGIAEARRTDPEHLRRDLKGDLDWIVMKALEPERSRRYDTAIGLAADIQRFLDHEPVIARPPTTLYRLQKFVRRHRGGVAAGSVTALALIVGVIMASAGLIRATRAERLAAGEAAAAQQVSDFLVDLFRVSDPSEARGNAITARELLDRGAERSLLDLAQQPQLQSRMMQTIGTAYASLGLYDKARAQLERALRTRERTVGPNDPAVAETELALGDAISSHGDAALAEGHYNRALAIREKTFGPNDPRVARVVAGLAGLRFTQGRSAEAETLYKRALAIDEKSLAADDPMLARDLVGLGIVYWALHRLPEAEQYMHRGLAIQERRLGPEHPELASVLSNLGAVYWTEGRYADALALYERTRAIFERTLDPMHPNMAAILNNVAEAFWKLRRYGEAEPLFRRALTIKEARLSRGNPSIAVTLNGLAGLLRDEGRVAESEAAYKRALGIREAALRPGDPNLAATVKDYGELLRATGRVSQADALARKYNVPR encoded by the coding sequence TTGCTTTCTGACATTGACCAGGACATGCCCGGGCACAGTTCCGAGCATCCGCAGCAGATCGGGCCGTACCGGATCATCCGCCTGCTCGGCGAGGGCGGGATGGGAGTGGTTTACGAGGCGGCAGACACCGGTCCTGTCCGCCGCCACGTCGCGCTCAAGATCGTGCGCGCCGAGCTCAGCTCGCGCGAGGTGAAGGTTCGCTTCGAGGCCGAGCGGCAGGCGCTCGCCCTCATGGACCACGCTGGTATCGCGAAAGTCCTTCAGGCTGGCGAAACGCCGGCGGGCGAGCCGTTCTTCGCGATGGAGCTGGTCAAGGGTCTCGCGCTGACGGACTACTGCGATTCGCGCCGCCTCTCCACGATAGAACGACTCGAGCTGTTCATCTCTGTGTGCGAAGCAGTACAGCACGCCCACCAGAAGGGCGTCATCCATCGCGACATCAAGCCATCGAACATCCTCGTCACCGAGCAGGACGGCAAGCCGCTTCCGAAAATCATTGACTTCGGCATCGCCAAGGCACTTGGCCTTCGTCTCACCGACAAGACTCTCGTCACCAACGTCGGCCATCCGCTTGGAACGGCCGCGTACATGAGTCCGGAACAGGCGGAGTCATCGGGCATAGACGTGGACACACGCACCGACATCTACTCGCTCGGTGTGATTCTGTATGTTCTTCTGGTCGGCAGCCTTCCGGTGGATCCGTCCGGTCTCGCGATGCACGCGTTCATCTATCGCCTCGCATTGGGCAACACCCATGCGCCGCTGCCAAGCGTGCGATTCACCGCGCTCGGCGACAACAAGGTCGGCATCGCGGAAGCGCGGCGGACCGATCCCGAGCACCTCAGGCGCGATCTGAAAGGCGATCTCGACTGGATCGTCATGAAGGCGCTCGAGCCGGAGCGCTCACGCAGATACGACACCGCGATCGGCCTTGCCGCGGACATTCAGCGCTTCCTCGATCACGAGCCCGTCATCGCGCGCCCGCCGACGACTCTCTATCGCCTCCAGAAGTTCGTGCGACGTCATCGCGGTGGGGTCGCAGCAGGTTCAGTCACGGCGCTCGCTCTCATCGTGGGAGTGATCATGGCTTCCGCCGGACTGATTCGCGCCACTCGCGCAGAGCGCCTCGCCGCTGGTGAAGCGGCTGCCGCGCAGCAGGTGAGCGACTTTCTCGTTGACCTGTTCCGCGTCTCCGATCCGAGCGAGGCCCGCGGCAACGCAATCACCGCGCGCGAGCTGCTCGATCGCGGCGCGGAGCGGTCGCTGCTCGATCTCGCTCAGCAGCCGCAGCTGCAAAGCCGCATGATGCAGACGATCGGCACGGCCTACGCATCGCTTGGCCTTTACGACAAGGCGCGCGCGCAGCTCGAGCGCGCACTCAGGACGCGCGAGCGCACAGTCGGCCCCAACGATCCCGCGGTCGCGGAGACCGAACTCGCACTCGGTGACGCGATATCGAGTCACGGCGATGCGGCGCTCGCGGAAGGCCATTACAATCGCGCGCTGGCGATAAGAGAAAAGACATTCGGGCCGAACGATCCCCGGGTTGCGCGCGTCGTTGCGGGCCTCGCCGGGCTCCGCTTCACGCAGGGCCGCAGCGCCGAAGCCGAGACGCTGTACAAGCGGGCGCTGGCAATTGATGAAAAGAGTCTCGCCGCGGATGACCCGATGCTGGCGCGGGATCTCGTCGGCCTTGGCATCGTCTACTGGGCGCTTCACCGTCTTCCCGAAGCAGAACAGTACATGCACCGAGGCCTTGCGATACAGGAGCGTCGGCTTGGCCCGGAGCATCCCGAACTTGCCTCCGTGCTGAGCAATCTCGGCGCGGTGTACTGGACGGAGGGACGCTACGCCGATGCGCTTGCTTTATACGAGCGCACGCGCGCGATCTTCGAGCGTACCCTGGATCCCATGCATCCCAACATGGCGGCAATTCTGAACAATGTCGCGGAGGCGTTCTGGAAGCTTCGCAGATATGGCGAAGCCGAGCCGCTGTTTCGGCGCGCATTGACGATCAAGGAAGCGCGACTCTCGCGCGGCAACCCGAGTATCGCGGTGACGTTGAATGGACTCGCCGGGCTGCTGCGCGACGAGGGCAGAGTGGCGGAATCGGAGGCCGCCTACAAGCGCGCGCTTGGCATACGCGAAGCCGCACTGAGGCCGGGCGATCCCAACCTGGCCGCAACCGTGAAGGATTACGGAGAGCTTCTGCGCGCGACGGGCCGCGTGAGCCAAGCCGACGCGCTCGCGCGGAAGTACAACGTGCCGCGCTAG